The Macaca nemestrina isolate mMacNem1 chromosome 17, mMacNem.hap1, whole genome shotgun sequence genome contains the following window.
GAGGGCTGTGAGCAGAAATCTAATGAGATCTAACTGGCTGTTTATGTAATTCTTCACACTCCTGTCTTAAGGCGTTGCTTTGTAACTACCTTCCACCGAGCCTGAATTTTGCTTGGCTGCACCTTCAAGCAATTGGGCTTAATCAGCTGCCTCTGCCGGCACTCAGGCTTTTGACTTGGAAAGTGTTTTTAGTTTGGGGGCAGCCAGGgattctttttccctttgttaCCACGAATATGGAAAATAGAACAGACGAATTAAAACAACTTGATTTTTAAACGTCCTTTTAAATCAACTTCAGTGTGCAAATAGATCCCTTTCGCAAATATCTTCTGTTTGCCCTTGATCTTTTCTTATCCCCACCCAGTGCTGATCCAGCAAACGTTTAAAGGTCGACCTTACCATACTTGCTTCTCCGGCTGTTACcgtgagagggagggagggagggagggagggaggacggacggaggtttttaaaaatcagactaaAACTCAGAAACCCTGGCCTTTAAACAGAATAACCAATAGTTTTAATTTGTGTCGTTGCTTTTGTTATACTTGCTACCTAATAGGAATTTTCAGATTTAGAAAAATACACATTGAAAACAAAAGACCCAGAGAAGCTGGATTTTGTTATATTGTGTGCTCTTTATATACTTAAGGCCGAAACTATATAGAATAATTTGGTTCATAATTATTCACTAGGATGAAATTCATTTAGTACTCAGTGTCTTTAATTTTAGCATCATGTACTatggaaattaaaatgattttcctAACTTAccagatttttaaatgtcaatgaCAGAGCAGATTTAAATAGTATATGTTCAAAGTAAACTAAAACGTGGATTCACTTCTAAGTTGgtgaataacaataaaaattactaCCTAAAAGTGGCATCTATATatatgggggtggggggaggatgCTGAGTACAATAAATATTCTTGTGAGAATTGAGGGGAGAAGAATACATGTTCTAGTGATATTTCTTCTTAGAACTCTATTCAGAAACaggcttttaaaaacattatttcatctgtaaatctACATTTTCCTGTGTGATTTTAAACTTTAATCaacaattttctattttatattttgtactaTTTACAGTTTTCAGGCTTTCTGTCCTAGtagacattttcttcttctttttatccttagcaaactaacactggatattagacattttttAAGGTGAAATTACTTTGTGGGGGGAAAGGTCGTGGGACTTATATTACCTTTATCTTATTTGgatatgtttgcttttgttttgttttaaggaacAAGATCACTCAAGGTGAAGGATAATCTactaataccagcactttgaatGAAAATTTGTTTCTCTGCCAcaaactgaacatttttttttttttggtgggggagttGAAACCTAATTTTGTGGCGTAGCAGCTATGCAGCTTGAAATCCAAGTAGcactaaattttattatttcatatttgtaCAATAAGCTTCCCAGGAGACGTGTCAACATTTTTGGTGAAGAACTTGAAAGACTTCTTaagaagaaatatgaagggcACTGGTATCCTGAAAAGCCATACAAAGGATCGGGGTTTAGATGTATACACATAGGGGAGAAAGTGGACCCAGTGATTGAACAAGCATCCAAAGAGAGTGGTTTGGACATTGATGATGTTCGTGGCAATCTGCCACAGGATCTTAGTGTTTGGATCGACCCATTTGAGGTTTCTTACCAAATTGGTGAAAAGGGACCAGTGAAGGTGCTTTACGTGgatgataataatgaaaatggaTGTGAGTTGGATAAGGAGATCAAAAACAGCTTTAACCCAGAGGCCCAGGTTTTCATGCCCATAAGTGACCCAGCCTCATCAGTGTCCAGCTCTCCATCGCCTCCTTTTGGTCACTCTGCTGCTGTAAGCCCTACCTTCATGCCCCGGTCCACTCAGCCTTTAACCTTTACCACTGCCACTTTTGCTGCCACCAAGTTCGGCTCTACCAAAATGAAGAATAGCGGCCGTAGCAACAAGGTTGCACGTACTTCTCCTATCAACCTCGGCTTGAATGTGAATGACCTCTTGAAGCAGAAAGCCATCTCTTCCTCAATGCACTCTCTGTATGGGCTTGGCTTGGGCAGccagcagcagccacagcaacagcagcagccagCCCAgccgccaccgccaccgccaccaccacagcagcaacaacagcagaAAACCTCTGCTCTTTCTCCTAATGCcaaggaatttatttttcctaatatgcAGGGTCAAGGTAGTAGTACCAATGGAATGTTCCCAGGTGACAGCCCCCTTAACCTCAGTCCTCTCCAGTACAGTAATGCCTTTGATGTGTTTGCGGCCTATGGAGGCCTCAATGAGAAGTCTTTTGTAGATGGCTTGAATTTTAGCTTAAATAACATGCAGTATTCTAACCAGCAATTCCAGCCTGTTATGGctaactgaaaaaaagaaaatgtatcgtACAAGTTAAAATGCACGGGCCCAAGGgggattttggtttttttttttacctccttgagaatttttttttttaagcttataGTAAGGATACGTTCAAGcttggttaaaaaataataataataaaacatgcaTCATTTTTCATTTGCCAACCAAGCACAAAGTTATTTTATACTgactgtatattttaaagtatactcTCAGATATGGCCTCTTACAGTATTTAAGATATAGCAAGGacatggctgattttttttttataaaaattggcACTAATAAGTGGGTTTATTGGTCTTTTCTAATTGTATAATTTAATTTAGTACAAAGTTTGTAAAATATcagaggatatatatatattgtttctaCGACATGGTATTGCATTTATATCTTTTTACTACAGTGATCTGTGACAGCAGCAGCttcatgttgtattttttttactgAAATTGTACAATATCCATCTTAAAGACATCAACTATTCTAAAAATTGTGTACAGGATATTCCTTTAGTGGTGGAATTAAAATGTAcgaatatttgcttttttcaaaaaaatgtattttctgttaaAAGTTTAAAGATTTTTGCTATATATTATGGAAGAAAAATGTAATCGTAAATATTAATTTTGTACCTATATTGTGCAATACTtgaaaaaaaggtataaaaaagtattttgagtCAGTGTCTTACATGTTAAGAGGGACTGAAATAGTTTATATTAAGTTTgtattaaaattctttaaaattaaaaacacctaTTGTGGTCTttgtttttaagtgttttctAAAGATCGACCT
Protein-coding sequences here:
- the LOC105472397 gene encoding protein Tob1; this translates as MQLEIQVALNFIISYLYNKLPRRRVNIFGEELERLLKKKYEGHWYPEKPYKGSGFRCIHIGEKVDPVIEQASKESGLDIDDVRGNLPQDLSVWIDPFEVSYQIGEKGPVKVLYVDDNNENGCELDKEIKNSFNPEAQVFMPISDPASSVSSSPSPPFGHSAAVSPTFMPRSTQPLTFTTATFAATKFGSTKMKNSGRSNKVARTSPINLGLNVNDLLKQKAISSSMHSLYGLGLGSQQQPQQQQQPAQPPPPPPPPQQQQQQKTSALSPNAKEFIFPNMQGQGSSTNGMFPGDSPLNLSPLQYSNAFDVFAAYGGLNEKSFVDGLNFSLNNMQYSNQQFQPVMAN